Genomic segment of Streptomyces zhihengii:
TGCCGTTCACCGAGATGGCGTCGTTGTCGAGGTTGATGACGACGACGTCGGCGCCGTAGTCGGCGAGGTAGAGCAGCCCGTCGCCGGAGCACTTCATGATGGGGGCGCCCTCGCCGGTGACCCACTGCGAGGCGACCTGGCGGACGGCCGGCGGGTTGGGCTCGTACTGCACGAAGCCCTCGTAGGCGACCATCGAGCCGGTGCGTGCGTAGAGGTCCTGGCCGGTGGCCATGGCGACCTTCAGCATGGTGCGGCCGTGGTTCTCCATACGGGCGGCCATCGGGGTCGGGGCGTAGCCCGCGAGTTGCTGGTTCATTCTTCGGGCTCCCTCAGACCTCGTAGGGCTGGACGACGATGAAGTTGCCGGGGGCGCCCCGGAACTGGAGGTTCACGGTCTCGCCGCTGTGGCCCGGGTAGGCGTTCCGCCGCAGCCTGACCTGGCTGGAGAGGATGACCTGGGAGGCCGCCGACCAGGCGACGACCGCGTTGCAGTCGGCGAAGGTGGTGGGCGTGACGGGCAGGACCACGGGCACACCGTGGGTCTTGACGACGACGGTTCCGGTGCCGTGGAACAGCATCGTGAACAGCGCGCCGCCGGGGATGCCGTGGCCCTCGATCCGCCGGACCTCGTACTGCAGGGTCTCGTCGAAGGCGAGGACGTTCTCCGCGGAGACGCAGATGCCGTCGCCCTGCAGGTCGATCTGGTGCAGGTGGGCGCCCTCCTCGGCGAGGAAGACCTGGCCCCGGCCGGTGCAGCGCATGAGCTGCATCTCCTGGCCCGTGGCGTTGCCGACCATGCGGCCCGCGAAGCCGGCGCCCTTGTAGCCGAAGTCGACCTTCCCCTGGTACATCACCATGCTGCCCTGACGGGCCAGCACACCCGAGCCGCCCATCGTCAGGTCGACCCGCATGAGCTGCTGGTTCTGCGGCGTCCACCGCTGGCCCGTGGGCGTCTCGCGGTAGGACTGGAGGGCGGCCTGGAGACCGGCGCCCGCCTGCGGCGCACCCTGGGGGACGCCCTGCGGCATCCCGCCCGGGGGCATGCCGGGGGGCTGCTGACCGTAGGGCGCCGGCGGCTGCTGCCCGTACGGCGCCGGCGGCTGCTGGCCGTAGGGGGCCGGGGGCTGCTGCCCGTACGGCGCGCCGTGCGGCGGGGTCTGGCCCGGGATGTGACCGGGCGGCTGGCCCGGGACCTGCCCGAACTGCGGCTGCTGCGGCGGCTGTCCGTAGGGGGACGGCGCGGGCGGCGCCAGCGGGGCGGCCATCGTGGGCGCGGCGTGGATCTGCGGACCGGGCGCCGGGGCCTGCGGGGCCGCGGGCGCGCCGAAACCGGGTGCGGGCTGCGGGGCCTGCGGCGCGGCCGGGGCGCCGAAGGAAGGTGCGGGCTGGGGTGCCTGCGGGGCCGCGGGGGCTCCGAAGGCGGGCGCGGGCGCACCACCGGCGGGCGGGGCGAAGCCGGGAGCGGCACCCCCCGGCTGCTGCGGAGCGGGCTCCTCCTCGGCGACCTCGCCGCCGAAGTTCTTCAGCAGGGCCTCCAGGCCGCCGTCGAACCCCTGGCCGATGGCGGCGAACCGCCATACGTCCTTGAGGTAGAAGTCGCCGAGCATCACGGCACGCTCGGTGCTGAACTCGGAGCCGTCGAAGGCGTACCTGACGACTTCCTGGCCGCCCGCGACGATCCGGATGTAGCCGGGGCCGATCTGCGACATCTGCCCGGCGCCGTCGATGGTGGCGGTGAACGAGAGCCGGTGGACGTTCGCCGGAATGCGGTCCAGCGTGACGCGGAACGACTCCGTGTCACCGGCCTGCGCGCCGAGGAGCTGAATGGACTCCTCGGGCGACTTCGGCTGGTTGAAGAAGATGAAGTACCGGTCGTCCGACAACTGCTCGTTCGCGTCGAGACCGAAGCAGCTGATGTCGAAGGTCAGCCCCGGAGCGGCGACCTGCACGCCGACGTACAGATCCGTTCCCGGAGTGAGATCACTGATCTTGGCCTTGTGGCCGCGTTGGAATTCCCTGGCCATACGTGACGACCGTCCCCCATCCCGAATTTCGAATGCGTCGCGCCAGGCTAACCGCTGAGGGCGACAATGAGCCAAGCCGGTACACATTCGGTACAGGAGCGACCCTGCTTCGGTACAGGAGTGACCTTGCTTCGGCACGGGAGCGACCCTGCTTCGGCACGGGCGGGCGCGGCGCACCCCCTTGGTGCGCCGCCGGTCCGCGGCGCACGCCCTTCGCACCGCCGGACCGCGTCCGCGAGGGCGGTCGCTCAGTCCTCCGGAGCGGGCGGCCGGTGCGGCAGCCGGCCCGCGGCGACGACACCCTCCAGGTAGCCGCGGGCCCGCTCGGTCCGCGGATAGGCCTCCAACAGCCGCCAGAAGCGCGGGCCGTGGCCCGGCACCAGCAGATGCGCCAGCTCGTGGAGGAGGACGTAGTCGACGACGTACTCCGGCATGCCCTGCAGCCGGTGGGAGAGGCGGATGCTGCCCTCCGACGGGGTGCAGGAGCCCCAGCGGGTGTTCTGATTCGTCACCCATCGCACGGATGCCGGTTTCGCCCGCCCGTCGAAGTACTGCCCGGACAGCCGGGCGGCGCGCTCGGCGAGTTCGCCGTCACCGAGGACCTTGCGGCTCTCCTGGGCGGCGAGCTTGTCCAGCATCACCGTCACCCAGCGCCGCTCCTCCGCCTCCGACATACGGGCGGGGATGAGCACGATGGTGCGGTCGCCCTCGCGGTAGGCGGAGACCGTCCTGCTGCGCCGGGCGCTTCTGCGGACCTCG
This window contains:
- a CDS encoding TerD family protein, producing MAREFQRGHKAKISDLTPGTDLYVGVQVAAPGLTFDISCFGLDANEQLSDDRYFIFFNQPKSPEESIQLLGAQAGDTESFRVTLDRIPANVHRLSFTATIDGAGQMSQIGPGYIRIVAGGQEVVRYAFDGSEFSTERAVMLGDFYLKDVWRFAAIGQGFDGGLEALLKNFGGEVAEEEPAPQQPGGAAPGFAPPAGGAPAPAFGAPAAPQAPQPAPSFGAPAAPQAPQPAPGFGAPAAPQAPAPGPQIHAAPTMAAPLAPPAPSPYGQPPQQPQFGQVPGQPPGHIPGQTPPHGAPYGQQPPAPYGQQPPAPYGQQPPAPYGQQPPGMPPGGMPQGVPQGAPQAGAGLQAALQSYRETPTGQRWTPQNQQLMRVDLTMGGSGVLARQGSMVMYQGKVDFGYKGAGFAGRMVGNATGQEMQLMRCTGRGQVFLAEEGAHLHQIDLQGDGICVSAENVLAFDETLQYEVRRIEGHGIPGGALFTMLFHGTGTVVVKTHGVPVVLPVTPTTFADCNAVVAWSAASQVILSSQVRLRRNAYPGHSGETVNLQFRGAPGNFIVVQPYEV
- a CDS encoding M48 metallopeptidase family protein — its product is MPVDPSPRLTAGETPARGAGRARREAERLPLRASAASAVEVRRSARRSRTVSAYREGDRTIVLIPARMSEAEERRWVTVMLDKLAAQESRKVLGDGELAERAARLSGQYFDGRAKPASVRWVTNQNTRWGSCTPSEGSIRLSHRLQGMPEYVVDYVLLHELAHLLVPGHGPRFWRLLEAYPRTERARGYLEGVVAAGRLPHRPPAPED